A single region of the Micropterus dolomieu isolate WLL.071019.BEF.003 ecotype Adirondacks linkage group LG02, ASM2129224v1, whole genome shotgun sequence genome encodes:
- the LOC123967517 gene encoding protein NATD1-like gives MFSRVTALTLRVNGYPAAFSALSSGFSLMVKHDRQNQRFTVNPGSGAGAHDCAVLHYRFTGEKEVDLMSTYVPDTFRGQGVAALLSQAAMDFLVEENLKAHVSCWYIKKYIEDHPLQHYKDLVIT, from the exons atgttttccagaGTCACCGCGTTAACTCTCCGAGTGAATGGTTATCCGGCcgccttcagtgcgctgagctCCGGCTTCAGTTTAATGGTGAAACATGATCGACAGAACCAGCGCTTCACCGTTAATCCTGGCAGCGGTGCTG GGGCCCATGACTGTGCGGTGCTGCACTACAGATTCACCGGCGAGAAGGAGGTGGATCTAATGTCAACGTATGTACCGGACACATTTAGGGGCCAAGGTGTTGCTGCACTGCTGTCACAG GCTGCCATGGACTTTCTTGTTGAGGAAAACCTCAAGGCTCATGTCTCCTGTTGGTATATAAAGAAATACATTGAGGACCACCCACTACAGCATTATAAAGACCTTGTCATCACTTGA